One Clostridium sp. CM027 genomic window carries:
- a CDS encoding gluconate:H+ symporter, whose amino-acid sequence MPLLIVALGVVLLLVLMIAFKLNGFLSLIIVALSVGILEGMPLPDVVTSITKGVGGTLGTLALVLGFGAMLGKLMADSGGAQRIALTLIDKFGKKRIQLAVVITGFIVGMALFYEIGFVLLIPLVFTIAISADIPLLYIGVPMAAALSATHGFLPPHPGPTAIAAIYKADLGKTLLYGIVVSIPAVILAGPVLTKFLRHMEHDIPKGLFNPKIFTEEEMPSFGVSVFTALVPVILMATRAVATICLPKTSPILSYTTFLGDPVIALLLAVLLAIFTFGLNRGKKMPEVMKTVTESIAGIAMILLIIGGGGAFKQVLVDSGVADYVALIMKGSSMSPLLLAWLIAAILRIALGSATVAGLTAAGIVGPLIVATGASPELMVLATGAGSLIFSHVNDPGFWMFKEYFNLSIPETLKSWTVLETIISVVGLVMVLLLNMIVY is encoded by the coding sequence GTTCTAATGATAGCTTTTAAATTAAATGGTTTCTTGTCATTAATTATTGTGGCACTATCAGTTGGTATTTTGGAAGGCATGCCATTGCCTGATGTTGTAACTTCTATTACAAAGGGTGTTGGTGGTACATTAGGTACACTTGCATTAGTACTTGGATTTGGTGCTATGCTTGGTAAGCTAATGGCAGACAGTGGTGGAGCTCAAAGAATAGCACTTACATTAATTGATAAGTTTGGGAAAAAGAGAATACAATTGGCAGTTGTAATAACAGGATTTATAGTTGGTATGGCTTTATTTTATGAAATAGGGTTTGTACTTTTAATACCGCTAGTATTTACAATTGCAATATCTGCTGATATCCCACTTTTATATATAGGAGTTCCAATGGCAGCAGCTCTTTCAGCCACTCATGGATTTTTACCACCACATCCAGGTCCTACAGCTATAGCAGCTATTTATAAAGCGGATTTAGGTAAGACATTGCTTTATGGTATTGTGGTTTCTATACCTGCGGTAATTCTTGCTGGTCCTGTACTTACGAAGTTCTTAAGGCATATGGAACATGATATACCAAAAGGATTATTTAACCCTAAGATATTTACGGAAGAAGAAATGCCTAGTTTTGGAGTAAGTGTATTTACGGCTTTAGTGCCAGTAATACTTATGGCAACAAGAGCTGTTGCTACTATCTGTTTACCAAAAACATCACCTATATTAAGTTATACTACATTCTTAGGTGATCCAGTAATAGCATTACTTTTAGCTGTACTTTTAGCTATATTCACTTTTGGACTAAACAGAGGCAAAAAAATGCCTGAAGTGATGAAAACTGTAACTGAATCTATAGCGGGAATAGCTATGATACTATTAATAATAGGTGGAGGCGGAGCCTTCAAACAGGTTTTAGTAGATAGTGGAGTTGCAGACTATGTTGCCCTAATTATGAAAGGATCAAGCATGTCACCACTATTACTTGCATGGTTAATTGCAGCAATCCTGAGAATAGCATTAGGATCTGCGACAGTGGCTGGGCTTACAGCAGCAGGTATAGTTGGACCATTAATTGTAGCAACAGGTGCTAGTCCAGAACTTATGGTATTAGCTACAGGTGCAGGAAGCTTAATATTTTCACATGTTAATGATCCTGGGTTTTGGATGTTTAAAGAATATTTTAATCTATCAATACCAGAAACATTAAAATCCTGGACAGTATTAGAAACTATAATCTCTGTAGTTGGCTTAGTTATGGTTCTATTACTAAATATGATTGTATATTAA